One window of Gopherus evgoodei ecotype Sinaloan lineage unplaced genomic scaffold, rGopEvg1_v1.p scaffold_77_arrow_ctg1, whole genome shotgun sequence genomic DNA carries:
- the LOC115643907 gene encoding gastrula zinc finger protein XlCGF49.1-like — translation MTCEKEEQNSQQENVEQVDKHRKLLQRSKRNVSKSHEQRKSCKTQHRPQSKQGKQPGEKMGKFISCWETQKSVKESTTQQEILMGKRKNTCCECGKSFSSSSDLSKHQRIHTGKRPYECRECGKTFTQRSGLSQHQRIHTGERPYECSVCGKNFTYRSSLSQHQRIHTGERPYECRECGKSFTCRQRPFECHECGKSFLHSFHLSSHQRIHTGMRPNGSSECGKTVSCH, via the exons ATGACatgtgagaaagaggagcagaattctcaaCAGGAAAATGTCGAGCAAGTGGATAAACATAGAAAATTATTGCAAAGATCAAAAAGAAATGTGTCGAAGAGTCATGAGCAGAGAAAATCATGCAAGACTCAGCACAGACCACAAAGCAAGCAGGGAAAGCAGCCAGGAGAGAAAATGGGTAAATTTATTTCCTGTTGGGAAACTCAGAAGAGTGTCAAGGAAAGCACAACACAGCAGGAAATCCTcatgggaaagaggaaaaatacatgCTGTGAGTGTGGTAAAAGCTTCTCTAGCAGCTCagacctttctaaacatcagagaatccacacagggaagaggccctatgaatgccgtgagtgtgggaaaaccttcactcagAGATCAGgcctttctcaacatcagagaatccacacaggggagaggccctatgaatgcagtgtgTGTGGGAAAAATTTCACTTACAGATCAAgcctttctcaacatcagagaatccacacaggggagaggccctatgaatgccgtgaatgtgggaaaagcttcacttgca ggCAGAGGCCCTTtgaatgccatgagtgtgggaaaagcttccttCACAGCTTTCACCTTTCtagccatcagagaatccacacaggtatGAGACCCAATGgaagcagtgagtgtgggaaaactgtGTCCTGCCACTGA